CGCTACAACCTCGCGGTGGTCAACTGGACGAATGAGGAAGGCGCCCGCTACCAGCCGAGCCTGACCGGCAGCACGGTCTTCTCCGGCGCATTGGCGCTTGGCGATGCATTGGAACTACGCGACGGAGACGGCGTATCCCTCAAGCGCGCGCTCGAGGCCATAGGCGTCAGCGGCAGTTCGGGAATTGTTCCCCCTCCCCCGAAAGCCTATGTCGAGCTGCATGTCGAGCAGGGACGGAAACTTCTCGAAGCGGGCCGAAAGATCGGCGTCGTCGAAGGAACCTGGGCGGCGCGCAAGAAGACCGTCCGCTGGATCGGCCGGGCAGCGCATACGGGTCCGACGCCGATGGCCGATCGCCGAGATGCGCTTCTCGCCGCAGCAAGAGGAATTGCCGCCTTCGAAGCAGTCGTCGCGGCCAGCCATCCCCTCCTCCACCGCTCCGCTGCGCGCCTCGTGGTCGAGCCCAACTCGCCGAACGTTGTCGTCGACCGGGCGACTGTGTGGTTCGAGCTCAGGGGGCCTGACGTGGCCGAACTCGACATGGCAGGTGAGCTCGCCCTTGCCGCGCTCGAAAAGGCGGCAGCCGAAACCGGCACGCAGCTGGAAATCGTCGCCGATACTTTGCGCGATCCCGCCAGCATGGACAGGCGGTTAATGGCACTCGTCGATCGCACGGCACGTTCTTGCGGTTTCGAGCCATTGACCATGCGTTCGGTTGCAGGCCACGATGCTGTCGCCTTGCAAAACAGTGGTATCCCGTCGGCGCTGATCTTCATTCCGAGCGTCGATGGCATCGCCCATCATCCCGACGAACTGACCGAGCCACAGGACGTGCAGGCGGGGCTGGCGGTGCTGACCGCCACGCTTCGCAACATCATTGAGGGAGAGTTCCATGCAGGATGATGCTGCAGTTCAGGCTGCGCTCGACGCGGTCGGCCTTTCCGGCGCCACCCTCTCAGCTCCGATTGGCGGAGTGGTGTCGCCCATTCACCGCGGCGTCGAAAATCTCTGCTTTTTCGCAAGCAAGGCGGATCAGCCGCGGGTTTTCGTCAAACGTCTCCACGATGACATGTCTCGGTTTGTTGCCCTGAACCATGTGGCGGAGGCCAGCCGCAAGGCAGGCGAACTGGGCATTGCCCCGCGGCTCATCCATGCCGCTCCCGAGGGCGGCGTCCTGGTATTCGAAGCGCTTGGCGAGGAATGGGCGTGGGGGCATGCCGATGTCCTTCGCCGCCCGCGGGTTCTCGAAAATCTTCTGACGGCAAAACGCAGCTTCCATCAGGCTGAGAGGCTTGGCGAAACGCGCAGCGTTTTCGAGCTCGTTGCCGCCTACCGGCAGCTTGCCGAAGGAGCGGATGTGATCTTGCCAGCACCGGTATTCACCGTCTCTGCTGCCGTCGAGCGCATTGCCGGCGCCATCGGCGCCGCAGGTGTCGATACGGTCCCGTGCCACGCGGACGGCATCTCGTCGAACGTCATGGTCGGACCGGACGACGGAGTTCGGCTGGTCGATTTCGAGTGGGCGCGCCAGGCGGACCCCGCGTACGATATCGGAACCGTGCTGGCCGAACTCCTCCCATTCGATGGCGAGGCGCTGCTGGCCATTGAAATCGCAACCGGAAAGCCGGATGCGAGCGTGCTCGCGCGGGCACGCCTTTATGGAGCGGCCGACGATCTCATGTGGGCGCTTTGGGGCTTCATCAATGCCGCACGCTCGCCGCGCAAGCATGTTGAATTCTTCAAATACGCCGAATGGCGGCTTCTGAGAGCCCGCACGGTCATCGAAGGACCACGCTTTGAAACATGGCTGAAACAGGTCTGATGGAGAGAGCGATGAGACTGAGATTGGGTGAAGGCGCATCGCAGGCCGAGCAGGCGATCGAGCAGGCCATCATAGCCGTGGCGGACTGGCGAGGCCTCGAGGTTTCCTACGAACCAGTACCCGGGGGCATCAGCAATCCCAACTGGCGGGTTTACGTCGAAGGTGCGCCGCACAGCTTCTTCGTGAAGATACCCGGCGCTGGGACCGAAATGTTCATCGACCGGAGAACTGCCAACGAAGCCGGCCGCAGGGCGCACGAGGCGGGCGTCGGCGCCCGGATCATCGAGTTCTTCCCCGAAACGGGGGTCGAGGTGAGTGAATTCGTCGAGGGGCTCAGAACATCGACAAACGCCGATTTTCTTGATCCTGTCATCCGCCTCAACGGTCTTCGTGCGCTGAAGGCCTTCAACGACACCGCACCGCTTTCGCAGCGAAAGACCACCTTCGACATGATCGACGAACATTTCCAGCAGGTCCTGGAGCTTGGCGGCGATTTCCCGAGCGACTTCGGCTGGATGAATGCGCGCTATCGCGAGGCGCGAGCTGCGCTCGAGGCATCGGGTCTCGATCTCGCGCCCTGCATGAACGACACACTGGCCGGCAATTTCCTCCTTCATTCCGATCGCCGGGTCATGCTTGTCGATTTCGAATACGCCTCCACCAATGATCGGGCGGCGGAACTCGCGCTTTGGTTCTGCGAGATGTGCTTCTCGCCGGAGACCGAAAAGGAACTGATCGAGGAATATTATGGCCGGGCGGATCCGGGCGT
This sequence is a window from Rhizobium rhizogenes. Protein-coding genes within it:
- a CDS encoding Zn-dependent hydrolase, translating into MLDAATTRRTDFDAIFDRISAIGAHPGAGVTRLAASAEDGMARGVFAVWMEQAAVQIANDAIGNQFACFDWAGQDAPWIFAGSHLDTQPRGGRFDGTLGVLTAGQAALAIHAEVQRGLCKPRYNLAVVNWTNEEGARYQPSLTGSTVFSGALALGDALELRDGDGVSLKRALEAIGVSGSSGIVPPPPKAYVELHVEQGRKLLEAGRKIGVVEGTWAARKKTVRWIGRAAHTGPTPMADRRDALLAAARGIAAFEAVVAASHPLLHRSAARLVVEPNSPNVVVDRATVWFELRGPDVAELDMAGELALAALEKAAAETGTQLEIVADTLRDPASMDRRLMALVDRTARSCGFEPLTMRSVAGHDAVALQNSGIPSALIFIPSVDGIAHHPDELTEPQDVQAGLAVLTATLRNIIEGEFHAG
- a CDS encoding phosphotransferase, with the translated sequence MQDDAAVQAALDAVGLSGATLSAPIGGVVSPIHRGVENLCFFASKADQPRVFVKRLHDDMSRFVALNHVAEASRKAGELGIAPRLIHAAPEGGVLVFEALGEEWAWGHADVLRRPRVLENLLTAKRSFHQAERLGETRSVFELVAAYRQLAEGADVILPAPVFTVSAAVERIAGAIGAAGVDTVPCHADGISSNVMVGPDDGVRLVDFEWARQADPAYDIGTVLAELLPFDGEALLAIEIATGKPDASVLARARLYGAADDLMWALWGFINAARSPRKHVEFFKYAEWRLLRARTVIEGPRFETWLKQV
- a CDS encoding choline/ethanolamine kinase family protein, translated to MRLRLGEGASQAEQAIEQAIIAVADWRGLEVSYEPVPGGISNPNWRVYVEGAPHSFFVKIPGAGTEMFIDRRTANEAGRRAHEAGVGARIIEFFPETGVEVSEFVEGLRTSTNADFLDPVIRLNGLRALKAFNDTAPLSQRKTTFDMIDEHFQQVLELGGDFPSDFGWMNARYREARAALEASGLDLAPCMNDTLAGNFLLHSDRRVMLVDFEYASTNDRAAELALWFCEMCFSPETEKELIEEYYGRADPGVLARIALFKALVDLKWSTWAMVQNEVSRLDFDFFKYGFWKHMRARFAMSNSLWPQWLKAV